In Gossypium arboreum isolate Shixiya-1 chromosome 5, ASM2569848v2, whole genome shotgun sequence, a single genomic region encodes these proteins:
- the LOC108450301 gene encoding ubiquitin-fold modifier-conjugating enzyme 1 produces MEGWDPNTKSTLTQIPLLTTKAGPRDGAAWTQRLKEEYKALIAYTQMNKSNDNDWFGISAANPEGTRWTGKCWYVHNLLKYEFDLQFDIPVTYPATAPELELPELDGKTQKMYRGGKICLTVHFKPLWAKNCPRFGIAHALCLGLAPWLAAEIPILVDSGMIKHKDDAATSNES; encoded by the exons ATGGAAGGCTGGGACCCGAATACGAAGTCGACGCTAACACAGATCCCGCTACTGACGACGAAGGCGGGTCCCAGAGACGGAGCGGCATGGACTCAGCGGCTGAAGGAGGAGTATAAGGCTTTGATCGCCTACACGCAGATGAATAAGTCCAACGACAACGATTGGTTCGGGATATCCGCCGCCAATCCGGAAGGGACTCGTTGGACCGGCAAGTGTTGGTACGTCCATAACCTTCTCAAGTACGAATTCGATCTCCAGTTTGATATCCCCGTTACTTATCCGGCCACTGCTCCCGAGCTCGAGTTGCCCGAACTCGATGGCAAGACTCAGAAG ATGTACAGAGGAGGGAAGATTTGTCTGACCGTGCATTTCAAGCCACTTTGGGCAAAAAATTG TCCTAGGTTTGGAATAGCACATGCACTGTGTTTGGGACTTGCCCCATGGCTTGCTGCAGAGATTCCGATTCTCGTCGATTCCGGGATGATCAAGCATAAGGATGATGCAGCCACATCAAATGAGTCGTAG
- the LOC108449925 gene encoding uncharacterized protein LOC108449925 gives MENFSYSSYPESGESSPISREIDSENQSWDDPPSTNATANNNGNYRVKFLCSYGGKIQPRSHDNQLAYVGGDTKILAVDRNIKFSAMIAKLSSLCGGDSEVCFKYQLPGEDLDALITVTNDEDLDHMMLEYDRLHRGSAKPARLRLFFFPLSPTLVASGFGGSEPKSERQWFVDALNSLQVQNIDGVSPPASAVPVANPDFLFGLDKVNLQGSVPAPGTAVVQEIVAKDVTAGSECGPEDRYVAPDQLSPAEIQRQIQELQRMHIAATQDLGILQRKMDESNPRTSSTQDHCKIPDKIATSPAPGSGTTPMPTPMPTPYFPEQHVTTAGYPATAMALAQGTDQPVYLIPAAGVYQQPPTLRQVTGPAGQPYYGLQRVVQDVYREQPVYNAVPTSVMQPKGGVPESRYVQVAYDGTGRQVYYTVTPCQAMAPAATAGGVAALNQDGKVAVNAKAPPQTS, from the coding sequence ATGGAGAACTTTTCCTACTCTTCGTATCCGGAATCCGGTGAATCTTCGCCTATTTCTCGAGAAATCGACTCCGAAAACCAGTCATGGGACGACCCGCCATCAACCAATGCTACTGCTAATAATAATGGTAACTATAGGGTCAAGTTTTTGTGCAGTTATGGGGGCAAAATCCAGCCGCGATCACATGATAATCAGCTTGCTTATGTCGGTGGAGATACGAAGATCTTGGCTGTTGATCGTAACATCAAGTTCTCCGCTATGATAGCTAAGTTATCTTCATTGTGCGGTGGAGATTCTGAGGTTTGTTTCAAGTATCAACTTCCTGGTGAAGATCTTGACGCGTTGATTACTGTTACGAATGATGAAGATCTTGATCACATGATGTTGGAATACGATCGGTTGCATCGTGGCTCTGCCAAACCGGCCAGGTTGAGGCTGTTTTTCTTCCCGTTGAGTCCAACGCTTGTGGCGTCGGGGTTTGGTGGGAGTGAACCCAAGTCTGAGCGGCAGTGGTTCGTTGACGCATTGAATTCTTTGCAGGTTCAGAATATTGATGGCGTTTCTCCTCCAGCTTCGGCAGTGCCGGTTGCCAATCCTGATTTCCTCTTTGGTTTGGATAAGGTGAACTTGCAGGGTTCGGTCCCTGCTCCGGGGACGGCGGTTGTTCAAGAGATTGTTGCGAAGGATGTGACAGCGGGATCGGAATGCGGACCAGAGGACCGGTATGTGGCACCGGACCAGTTGTCTCCGGCAGAGATCCAGAGACAGATCCAGGAATTGCAGAGGATGCACATTGCTGCTACTCAAGATCTAGGCATTTTacaaaggaaaatggatgaatctAATCCTAGAACCTCCAGTACTCAAGATCATTGCAAAATTCCAGATAAAATCGCCACTTCACCAGCTCCAGGATCAGGAACGACGCCAATGCCAACGCCAATGCCTACGCCATATTTCCCGGAGCAACATGTAACAACCGCCGGTTATCCAGCAACGGCCATGGCATTGGCCCAAGGAACTGACCAACCGGTTTACCTGATTCCGGCCGCCGGAGTTTATCAGCAGCCACCAACATTGCGACAGGTAACTGGACCCGCCGGCCAGCCTTACTACGGGTTGCAGCGGGTAGTTCAGGATGTTTACAGGGAGCAGCCGGTTTACAATGCAGTCCCAACCTCAGTTATGCAGCCCAAGGGTGGGGTTCCTGAGTCAAGATATGTACAGGTGGCTTACGATGGGACAGGAAGACAGGTTTATTACACGGTAACACCATGCCAAGCGATGGCACCGGCGGCAACAGCAGGTGGTGTCGCGGCGCTGAATCAGGACGGTAAGGTTGCCGTGAATGCTAAGGCTCCACCGCAAACTTCTTAG